The Williamwhitmania sp. sequence CACCACTTACAAATTGGTAGTAATTGTTGAATAGAGGAACTATTTCGTCCACAAACTGCCTGCGTCGCTCATATACTGCTGCACCCAAAGTAGACAGCTGCAAATCGAGCACATCCATCACCTCCTCGTCAAGATGGCGTTTCTCCCAAGCCTGCTTTAAGAAACGGTTCCGTTGACTCAAAACCCGATTGTAATCCATCATGGCTGTGAGATAAGAGGAGTCGAGCTGGGAAATAACACTATTTAAGTACCTGCGACGCTCCTCACCGGGGCCGTCAATCAGATTGGTATCGTAGGGTGAAACAAACACCACCGGTAGTAAGCCAATATGGTCAGAAATCTTCTCGTAATCTTTCCCATTGCGCTTGAAAACTTTGGGCACTCCTCGCTTCACCCCACAGTAGATTCGTTCCTCACGTCCATCGCGAAAAAAATCACCTTGCAGCACAAAGAACTCCTCCTGATGCCGAATGCTATGAATATCGGCAGTCATCAAGAAACTCTTGCTCATGGAGAGGTAGTGCACCGCATCGAGAAGGTTTGTTTTCCCAGCACCGTTGGCACCCACAAAACAGTTTAGCCCGGCACTAAGGTTAATGCTTACCTCCTGAAAGTTTTTAAAATTTAGTAGCGAAAGACGGTCGAGCCGCATGAGCAAAATGGATTTGGGTGTAAAGTTAGGGCAATCGCGCCGCAATTCAAATGGGTTTAAAAAGATAAAGAAATATTTCCTAGTTTCTCAAAAAAGGTTACTTTTGCCAAGGTTTATTGAAAACGGAGCCATTATGTCAAAACAGAAAAGCAATTCTACAGAGGAAAATATCGTGAAAATCGAGGAAACTCTTTCCAAAACTGAACAGTTCATTGAAACACACTACAAAAGTTTTCTCTACGGTCTCGCAGGGATTGCTTTGATTGTTGGATTGTTCCTCGGCTACAAGTATCTAATTTTGGCCCCAAAGGAAAAGGAGGCCCAGAAGCAAATTTATCAGGCCCAGCAATACTTTGAGCGCGACTCTTTCAAACTCGCTTTAAATGGCGATGGAAACGCATTCGGGTTTAACCAGATTATTGGCAACTTTGGTTCAACGAAGACTGGCAATTTAGCCAAGTACTATGCAGGCATGTGCAACCTCCACCTTGGCAACTTTCAGGCTGCAATCGATCTGCTTAAAGGCTACGATGGAAACGACATGATAGTTGGCCCCGAAGCAGTGATTGGGATTGGTGATGCATACGTTGAGTTGAATAAACTTGACGAAGGTGCAAAATACTACCGGAAGGCTGCCGACCTGAATGACAATGATTTTACCGCTCCTACTGCACTCATGAAGGCAGGAGGCGTATACGAGGCTCTGGGAAAATATAAGGATGCCGTTGAGGTCTACAAAATTATTAAGGACAAATACAGTAAGACAACGGAAGCTCGAGATATAGACAAATATATTGCTCGTGCTACTATGAAAATGGGAAATTAAGGTTAGTAATCTTTTTATACCTTTGCAAGGAAAGTATCAATAAACATTGATACTTTCCTTTTTTTATTAACACACACCTACCATGGCCACAGCACAAAAAAATTTATCCAAATTCGAGGGAAGTCCAATCCCCTCTGCCGCCGATATGAAGGTTGGCATCGTAGTTAGCGAATGGAATTCAGAAATTACGGAAGCACTCAGTCAGGGGGCCTACAACACCCTACTGAAACATGGTGCAAAGAAGGAAAACATCGTTAGAGTTACTGTACCTGGCACCTTTGAACTCACCCTAGGGGCACAGCTAATGGCCGAGAGTGCCGATGTTGATGCAGTTATCTGCCTCGGATGCGTAATTCAAGGTGAAACCCGCCATTTTGACTTCATTTGTCAAGGGGTAACGCAGGGTATTACCACCCTCAACATGGAGTATAACATGCCATTCATCTTTGGCGTGCTTACCACCGACACGCAGGAGCAAGCAAGGGAAAGAGCTGGTGGAAAGCATGGTAATAAGGGTGACGAAGCTGCTGTAACTGCCATTAA is a genomic window containing:
- a CDS encoding DNA replication/repair protein RecF — encoded protein: MRLDRLSLLNFKNFQEVSINLSAGLNCFVGANGAGKTNLLDAVHYLSMSKSFLMTADIHSIRHQEEFFVLQGDFFRDGREERIYCGVKRGVPKVFKRNGKDYEKISDHIGLLPVVFVSPYDTNLIDGPGEERRRYLNSVISQLDSSYLTAMMDYNRVLSQRNRFLKQAWEKRHLDEEVMDVLDLQLSTLGAAVYERRRQFVDEIVPLFNNYYQFVSGGKEKVELGYESSLSKKPLVELLKMSREKDRFLQHTSVGVHRDDIELLIDGFPVKRVGSQGQQKTVLIALKLAQFDYISRATGLKPLLLLDDIFDKLDMQRVEQLIALVAGEGFGQIFITDSNKTRLDGILRQTMGQHRLFRVDDGLVIPVDDEK
- a CDS encoding tetratricopeptide repeat protein, which encodes MSKQKSNSTEENIVKIEETLSKTEQFIETHYKSFLYGLAGIALIVGLFLGYKYLILAPKEKEAQKQIYQAQQYFERDSFKLALNGDGNAFGFNQIIGNFGSTKTGNLAKYYAGMCNLHLGNFQAAIDLLKGYDGNDMIVGPEAVIGIGDAYVELNKLDEGAKYYRKAADLNDNDFTAPTALMKAGGVYEALGKYKDAVEVYKIIKDKYSKTTEARDIDKYIARATMKMGN
- the ribH gene encoding 6,7-dimethyl-8-ribityllumazine synthase — its product is MATAQKNLSKFEGSPIPSAADMKVGIVVSEWNSEITEALSQGAYNTLLKHGAKKENIVRVTVPGTFELTLGAQLMAESADVDAVICLGCVIQGETRHFDFICQGVTQGITTLNMEYNMPFIFGVLTTDTQEQARERAGGKHGNKGDEAAVTAIKMVNLQRNLEDFSEA